The Aggregatilinea lenta genome includes a region encoding these proteins:
- a CDS encoding alpha-mannosidase: MNHTVYRTSEKIRQRLSLIDPLVYRQHLPLPPFRYQPLPDPSAPPPVDPALDDSAWPVIEPYDYWATPETDFVLRTWFEIPDDLRDIPAALFLPLGEAGDFSHPETLVYLDGEPLAASDRNHQEVRLPDAGLPAGRHLLALHGWSGTLWGKGPETRLQMRPCALVSLDLGTRNFVAMARVALGVADVLDANHPAKDTLLNALDAAFAILDLREPFGDALYDSVPAAYARLRDGIAAAGAPLDVSIAAVGHAHIDVAWLWTLAQTRRKAGRTFHTVLHLMDRFPGYHFTQSQPQLYEYVRQDYPALFEAIKQRVAEGRWEPIGGMWIEADCNLSGAESLARQFLLGRAFFDEHFGPDAASPVLWLPDVFGYAWSLPQLIKLAGLDYFYTIKLSWNQYNRMPYDSFWWQGIDGTRVLTHFSPNANYNAEATPREVFEMWQKFQQKAEHNEVLMSFGFGDGGGGPTREMLENIHEMQNFPGAPRTHHDTAKAFFERMEAEAGERLPTWNGELYLEYHRGTYTTQARNKRANRKSEFLLHDAEFLASLASTVDPGYAYPADAMREAWQLVCLNQFHDIIPGSSIHAVYEDSMQQYARIAQIGAEARDAALKALAAHTGGDVLLANPTAFTRNDLVWWPGTVPAGQRLETADGTPLPTQSAEGGTWIGPYRLPPFSVTPLVLAVGEPPDTVCDFQVTPNLIENTFLRVELNDEGDITRIFDFSAQRDVLPPGAIANQFQAFEDRPLNWDAWDIDIFYEDKQWTADPATSVEVVAAGPLRATLKITRRILHSDYVQWISLDHNSAQIHIDTEIDWRERHVLLKAAFPVEILAPQATYDIQWGNVQRPTHRNTSWDWARFESAAQKWADLSEGNYGVSLLNDCKYGYDIHANVMRLSLLRSPTMPDPEADQGRHTFTYALLPHARSWQAGTERAAYALNDPLIAAGGRGGAGSALAPLLRTDTPNAVIETVKRAEDGRGIIVRLYESQRQRGTVTLTASFDLHAATITNLLEHDQTPLPCDGRQVTLAIRPYQIVTLRLEGAF, encoded by the coding sequence ATCCGCGCCGCCGCCGGTCGATCCGGCCCTCGACGACAGCGCGTGGCCGGTGATCGAGCCGTACGATTACTGGGCGACGCCCGAAACGGATTTCGTGCTGCGCACGTGGTTCGAGATCCCCGACGACCTGCGCGACATCCCGGCGGCGCTGTTCCTGCCGCTGGGTGAGGCGGGCGACTTCAGCCATCCCGAAACGCTGGTGTACCTCGACGGCGAGCCGCTGGCCGCCAGCGACCGCAATCACCAGGAGGTGCGCCTGCCGGATGCCGGGCTGCCCGCCGGGCGGCACCTGCTGGCACTGCACGGCTGGTCCGGCACTTTGTGGGGCAAAGGGCCGGAGACGCGGCTGCAAATGCGTCCGTGCGCGCTGGTGAGCCTCGATCTGGGCACGCGCAACTTTGTGGCAATGGCGCGCGTCGCGCTGGGCGTGGCGGACGTGCTGGACGCGAATCACCCGGCCAAAGACACGCTGCTCAACGCGCTCGACGCGGCATTTGCGATCCTGGACCTCCGCGAGCCATTCGGCGACGCCTTGTACGACAGCGTGCCCGCCGCCTACGCCCGCCTACGCGATGGGATCGCGGCAGCCGGTGCGCCGCTCGACGTGTCGATCGCGGCGGTCGGCCACGCCCACATCGACGTCGCGTGGCTGTGGACGCTGGCTCAGACGCGGCGCAAGGCCGGGCGCACCTTCCACACCGTGCTGCACCTCATGGATCGCTTCCCCGGCTATCACTTCACGCAGAGCCAACCGCAACTCTACGAGTATGTGCGCCAAGACTACCCCGCCCTGTTCGAGGCGATCAAGCAGCGCGTGGCCGAGGGCCGCTGGGAACCCATCGGCGGGATGTGGATCGAAGCGGACTGCAACCTCAGCGGCGCGGAATCCCTGGCGCGGCAGTTCTTGCTGGGGCGGGCCTTCTTCGACGAGCACTTTGGGCCAGACGCGGCCTCGCCCGTGCTGTGGCTGCCGGACGTGTTCGGCTATGCGTGGTCCCTGCCGCAGTTGATCAAGCTGGCCGGGCTGGACTACTTCTACACCATTAAACTCAGTTGGAACCAGTACAACCGCATGCCCTATGACAGCTTCTGGTGGCAGGGCATTGACGGGACGCGCGTGCTGACGCACTTCAGCCCCAACGCCAATTACAACGCCGAGGCCACCCCGCGCGAGGTGTTCGAGATGTGGCAGAAGTTCCAGCAGAAAGCCGAGCACAACGAGGTGCTGATGTCCTTCGGATTCGGGGATGGCGGCGGTGGCCCAACGCGCGAGATGCTCGAAAACATCCACGAGATGCAAAACTTCCCCGGTGCGCCGCGTACCCATCACGACACGGCCAAAGCGTTCTTCGAGCGCATGGAGGCCGAGGCGGGCGAGCGGCTGCCCACCTGGAACGGCGAGCTGTACCTGGAATACCATCGCGGCACGTACACCACCCAAGCCCGCAACAAGCGCGCCAACCGCAAGAGCGAGTTTTTGCTGCACGACGCGGAGTTCCTGGCGTCGCTCGCCAGCACGGTCGATCCCGGCTATGCCTATCCCGCCGACGCGATGCGCGAAGCGTGGCAGTTGGTGTGCCTGAACCAGTTCCACGACATCATCCCCGGCAGCAGCATCCACGCCGTGTACGAGGACTCGATGCAGCAGTACGCGCGGATCGCGCAGATCGGTGCGGAGGCGCGCGACGCGGCGCTGAAGGCCCTTGCGGCGCATACGGGCGGTGACGTGCTGCTGGCCAACCCGACCGCATTTACGCGTAATGATCTGGTCTGGTGGCCGGGTACGGTCCCGGCGGGCCAGCGCCTCGAAACCGCTGACGGCACGCCGCTGCCAACCCAGAGCGCCGAGGGCGGCACGTGGATCGGCCCCTATAGACTGCCCCCGTTCAGCGTGACGCCGCTCGTGCTGGCCGTGGGCGAGCCGCCCGATACGGTCTGCGATTTCCAGGTCACCCCCAACCTGATCGAAAACACGTTCCTGCGCGTGGAGCTGAACGACGAGGGCGATATCACGCGCATCTTTGACTTCTCCGCCCAGCGTGACGTGCTGCCGCCAGGCGCGATCGCCAACCAGTTCCAGGCCTTCGAGGATCGCCCGCTGAACTGGGATGCCTGGGACATCGACATCTTCTACGAGGATAAACAGTGGACTGCCGATCCCGCCACGTCGGTTGAGGTCGTCGCCGCCGGACCACTGCGCGCCACGCTTAAGATCACCCGGCGCATCCTGCACAGCGACTACGTACAGTGGATCTCGCTCGACCACAACAGCGCGCAGATCCACATCGACACCGAGATCGACTGGCGCGAGCGGCACGTGCTGCTCAAGGCCGCGTTCCCGGTCGAGATCCTCGCGCCGCAGGCCACGTATGACATCCAGTGGGGCAACGTCCAGCGTCCCACGCACCGCAACACAAGTTGGGACTGGGCGCGCTTCGAGAGCGCCGCGCAGAAGTGGGCCGACCTCAGCGAGGGCAATTACGGCGTGAGCCTGCTCAACGACTGCAAGTACGGCTACGACATCCACGCCAACGTGATGCGGCTGAGCCTGCTGCGCAGCCCCACGATGCCTGATCCCGAAGCCGACCAGGGCCGCCACACGTTCACCTATGCGCTGCTGCCCCACGCCAGATCGTGGCAGGCGGGCACAGAGCGCGCCGCCTACGCGCTGAACGATCCGCTCATTGCGGCGGGCGGGCGCGGTGGGGCAGGATCGGCGCTCGCGCCGCTGCTGCGAACCGATACGCCGAACGCCGTGATCGAAACGGTCAAGCGCGCGGAAGATGGCCGCGGCATCATCGTGCGCCTGTACGAAAGCCAGCGTCAGCGCGGCACGGTCACGCTGACGGCGAGCTTCGACCTGCACGCGGCGACGATCACCAATCTGCTCGAACATGACCAGACGCCGCTGCCCTGCGACGGGCGGCAGGTGACACTGGCGATCAGGCCGTACCAGATCGTGACGTTGCGGCTGGAGGGCGCGTTTTAG
- a CDS encoding chemotaxis protein CheW, producing the protein MAAKTLKYLSARVGNQWYGVNVDQIIEVLQLIAFTEVPTSRKDILGLITVRDEVMPLIDLRRRFELQDIQFKLDTPVIAVREAHGPIALLFDDADRVEDIDESQVTVSHYGQQFPYVRGVAKLSGRLLFLLDTSLISREIRELDAAL; encoded by the coding sequence ATGGCAGCTAAAACGTTGAAGTACTTGAGTGCGCGTGTTGGGAATCAATGGTATGGGGTTAACGTCGATCAGATCATCGAGGTGCTGCAGCTGATTGCGTTCACTGAGGTTCCGACGTCCCGCAAAGATATCCTGGGCCTGATCACCGTTCGTGACGAAGTGATGCCGCTGATCGATCTGCGCCGTCGCTTTGAGCTGCAAGACATCCAGTTTAAGCTCGACACGCCGGTGATCGCCGTGCGTGAGGCGCACGGGCCGATTGCGCTGCTGTTTGACGATGCCGACCGCGTCGAGGACATCGACGAGTCGCAGGTGACGGTATCCCACTACGGGCAGCAGTTCCCATACGTGCGCGGCGTCGCCAAGCTCAGCGGGCGGCTGCTGTTCCTGCTGGACACGAGTCTCATCAGCCGCGAGATTCGCGAGCTGGATGCGGCCCTGTAA